The genomic DNA aaaaagaagaaattgGGAAGTGTTGAAGATTAAACTTAATTTGTCGATAAGGATAGAATTAGTGTTCATAATAAGATAATGATAAAATATAGTGAGAtagtaatttataaaattaatagttatccAATAAGTTTAAGAGTATCCATGTTACCATTAACATGTGTACGTATTAATAgtaatatgttattttttttaatctgtgGATATTAacgtgtttaaaaaattaaacgcGTTAATACGACAGTAATATAAAGTATTCACGTTGGCGTTAATGGCCATTGCAGAAGCCCTAATAactctataaatattttaaattattcaatGAACAATGCAAATTGAGTTGACGTTTATTCACGACACAAGTTGAGTTGACGTTTCTTCACGACACTCCTACTCATCCCATGAGTGACTTGGGAGGGTTACCGACAATGTCCGTTGTTCCTTCGGCCGCCCAATTCCATGCACATGCAACCTCCACCTTCTTCACCACACTCCTACTCATCTCCTTCACGTTGTTGCTGCTCTTCTACCTCCGCCGCCGCCAGAAGGTCAACAAGGAAACCAGCAGCCTCCGCCTCCCACCCAGCCCGCCGGGCCTCCCCATCATCGGCAATCTCCACCAGATCGGCGACCTCCCCCACCGCTCCCTTCACCAACTCTCACTTGCCTACGGCCCCCTCCTCCGCCTCCAGCTCGGGAGCGTCACCACCCTCGTCGTATCCTCCCCCGCCATCGCCCGCGACGTCCTcaagaccaacgacctctcaCTCTGCTCCCGCCCCGATATCGCAACCTGGCGCCGTTACTCCTACGGCAGCCTCGAAGTCGCTCTCTCCCCCTACTCCCCCCGCTGGGTCAGTGCGCGCCGGCTCTTGCTCACCCACTTCCTCTCCCCGCGCCCGGTCCGAGGCCTCTCCGCCGCGAGGGAGGAGGAGGTACGGACCCTGATGAACACCGTGGCCGCTGCCGCCGCGTCCGGCCACACGGTCGACCTCAGCAAGAGTCTGATGAGTTTGGTGAGCTGCATTGTATGCCGGGCCGTGTTTGGGAAGAGGTTCGCGCCGGCGGGGGAATCCTCGATGAGCGAGATCGGGGGCGTGTTATGTCTGACGGCGGAGATCTTGGGGGGGTTCGTCGCTGGGGACTACTTCCCGTGGGCGCGCCGCTGGCTCAACGCCGTCACGGGAGTGCATGGAAGGCTTGAGAGGAGCTTCAAGGAGTGGGACGACTTGTTCGAAAGGGAAATTAAAGAGCGGGAACGCGCCGGCACCGGCAGTAGTGAGGACGGCACCTATGCCAGTGTTCTGATGCGCTTACTCAAAGAGGAACAGAGTAACAAGGAAGGCGGCCTCACGAGGGACGCCGTGAAAGCTTTTCTCTGGGTAAAAACCACGTACTGTCCAAATTGGCGAATTACGGAATCCTATATAAAACTTTGATTTAGAGATTCGTGTTGATCTAAAAGGATTAATTTCCTCTCAATTAATCAATCCCCATCTTTATCAGGACTTGATGTTCGGCGGAACGGACACAACGGTTACGACATTGCAATGGGCCATGGCGGAGCTAGTGAGGACTCCTCGAGTGCTCGCTAGAGCCCAGGAGGAAGTCCGCCGAGTGGCAGCCGGAAAAAGCTACGTCGACGAGGAGGACCTCCCGAGGCTCAGCTACCTGCAGGCCATCGTCAAGGAGATCCTCCGACTCCACCCGGCCGCCCCCCTGATGCTGCCCCACGAGTGCCAGCAGAGTTGCAAGGTCGCTGGCTACGACGTTCCCGCCGGCACTAGAATCTACATCAACGCGTGGAGCATCGGGCGAGATGCGAACCTATGGGATAAACCCGACGAGTTCCGGCCGGAGCGGTTTGAGGGCAGCTCCGTCAACTACCAGGGGCAGTGCTTCGAGCTGGTGCCGTTCGGCAGCGGCCGGAGGATCTGTCCCGGGATCTTGATGGCAGAGTGGGTTATCTGGCTTACACTGGCCAATCTCTTACACGGCTTCGACTGGGCATTGCCTGCGGGAGTGAGAAGGGAGGATCTGGACATGAGCGAGGTGTTTGGGCTCGTCGTTAGCAAGAAGGAGCCGCTCGTGCTGATGGCAACTCCGGCGAAGTTACTTTAATTGCATTATGGCGGAGGGGAATGCTGATGGCAACTCTGGCGAAGTTACTTTAGTTGTATTATGGCAGAGGGGAATGCTGATGGCAACTCCGGCAAAGTTACTTTAATTGTATTATGGCACAGGGGAAGGAGCCGCCTCtggtttaaataaaaataaactttattaaacttaatattaatataatttttttacagGAGCCCTAAATCTTAgttaaataactttaaaaaataagaaaatatcacAAAaggaatagaaaaataaaaaataaaaataactaatattaaaaaaaatataaactaactttacgaaaataaaattaatcctTTTCAAAAGAGATAAGATctcaattaagttttaaaaagaaaagaaattctaaaaatttaaataaataaaagaaaaatcaaaagatcagATCTAGAATGTTGATGACTTAGTTAGCCGATTCCGTCTCCTCTAGACTTTGAATTGAATGTAACTATGTCAGAAGGTTACAAACTAATTATTTTCCTTGTAAGTAGCCTCGATCATCCTTCTTCAATATCCAGAAGGAAGGTTGGTAGTCTCATTTTCTTTTCGTAACAACTTGAAGGGTAATATAGCCACGTTGGATGATATAAGATGATTATATCCCTAGATGCTCTTGCATCAGACGCCCCAGGTTGAAAAGTAGTCCTTTAGTTTAAAACAACGTCTTCAACATCcatagtgttaggatgtatactaaaagcctaacttttttataaacatttattttgaaataagaattacattggtcaaatgtctacatttatgttaaatgtagttgtccatttaatttatattgtaaataacatgatgtgtggtgccacacagaagatcatgttatcagttccttataaattataaatagtagctcacaactaagatggaatgaggcaaaccattggaatagttgtagtgtaatttggtattaatttatcttaactgatcctgtccgaacgctgaatcaacggacgctgggcacgtggcgctctccgaactgatgacgtggatctccggccggctgtagggatctccggcgaacctgcaaggaagtcgggccgggaaggggttcccggcgacgacccttcgacgctcaagtcaggcaagaggaaattaCGAAGTGGCTCCGAAGATGCGAGAATGCgtgatcgcgtacctccggcgaagtgtgaggacccttatatagagctgtgaagaggcctgtgcacacataccgaggtgaatacgtgtcccctTACCATatctcagtatgggcttgttagaggagcttgcctgacaccataccgctacagtccgagcacctctctgatgggacggcagaaccttcttTCGTAAGGTTCAGCGTATGACTTGGTCGTGGAACATGCATGTTGTCAGAGGATATTTCCCGATGTTCTTTTGTCCCTTCTGTTCCcacgccgagcgtccggccgctcggcagtcccatcacgttcgaccggacgtaggtactgATCCGATCGGGAGATTCCAGGCCGTGTGCTCGGATGAAACTGTTCAAAGCattactgctttatgcctcggctgagcgggctacccgcgcggcccggcgaccctgtccaccatgagcgtcggagacccgactccccgtcgggttctttgcttccgcttagtccccgttcggccggtcggccccccttttccggtcgaccgtttgacctttgacctccacgtggcgttgacttcccttaaAGGGGGTCCccatccttactgccggatcacttgcctccccttcaagtttagtcgaaggaggcaattagtccgactgactagaccatcaGTTGTGCCGAGCGGCGTCCATGTGCAGCTACCCACCGCTCGGCCTCCACGGGGGCAactaaaacgccagtcaacgccaacattcatCGGTATCTTTTCAAAGTtttcgccaatctccatcattaaggtcgagcacacgCTCATTAAATACGTTCcagtggctgaatgccacgtggcgatgcTGCCGTCATTGTAATGCGGCGGCGTGGTGTTCtgacgggatcgaggcggtttgaaatggacggtgcgATGCATGCTCCGGTTCTCGTGACCtgaatccaacggtggaggccgctcgggctccaccctataaaggcttcgctttcttccttcgccgcatttctgctctcgCGTGCTCCAGAGATTCTCGCTCTCAACACTCCGGCGACCTTGTTCTTCTGTTTTCCGACGATCTCCGACGTTCTTCCCTCGATCTTCATTCTCCTCTGTAAGGCTCTTCCTCTTCTCTATCTTTGGTTCTTgtggttcttgtgttttctttcccaagttttgGTTCTTGGGGCACTGTTTCGTTTGCCATCTTCTTTCTTCTATCCTCTGCCTTTcgtcttttttggtttcgtccgctcggacaatgaCTAG from Zingiber officinale cultivar Zhangliang chromosome 4A, Zo_v1.1, whole genome shotgun sequence includes the following:
- the LOC121972713 gene encoding cytochrome P450 71A1-like — its product is MSVVPSAAQFHAHATSTFFTTLLLISFTLLLLFYLRRRQKVNKETSSLRLPPSPPGLPIIGNLHQIGDLPHRSLHQLSLAYGPLLRLQLGSVTTLVVSSPAIARDVLKTNDLSLCSRPDIATWRRYSYGSLEVALSPYSPRWVSARRLLLTHFLSPRPVRGLSAAREEEVRTLMNTVAAAAASGHTVDLSKSLMSLVSCIVCRAVFGKRFAPAGESSMSEIGGVLCLTAEILGGFVAGDYFPWARRWLNAVTGVHGRLERSFKEWDDLFEREIKERERAGTGSSEDGTYASVLMRLLKEEQSNKEGGLTRDAVKAFLWDLMFGGTDTTVTTLQWAMAELVRTPRVLARAQEEVRRVAAGKSYVDEEDLPRLSYLQAIVKEILRLHPAAPLMLPHECQQSCKVAGYDVPAGTRIYINAWSIGRDANLWDKPDEFRPERFEGSSVNYQGQCFELVPFGSGRRICPGILMAEWVIWLTLANLLHGFDWALPAGVRREDLDMSEVFGLVVSKKEPLVLMATPAKLL